The Planctomycetaceae bacterium genome contains the following window.
GCGGCGATTCGCGAACTGCTGCTGGGCAGCATGAGCTGGATTGAACGAGCGGGGCTGATTCGTTTCCGCCGGGGACTGACCAACCGCGACTATGTGCGCGCCGTCTGGCGTCAGGAAGTTCGTCGCGACGCGTATGGCGTGACGGCTCTGGAATTCGAACGCGTTTATTTCGGCCGCCGTGATGCCACCGAAGAAATGTTCCGGCACTGTCTGACCTCCTTTCAGAAAGCCTTCCGTGAAGAAGCCGCGACGACTGCAGAAGTCTGACACCTGCTGGCTGCTGGCCGCGGCGGCTCTGGTGCTGCTGCAGTTCTGGTGGCTTCCCGGCGACCCGGGGACTCCCGACGATTCCTACAGCAACGCCATCGAGGGCAAACGCGGGCTGTTCGAAACGCTGCACGACCTGTCAACCGCCGGCGTGCTGCCACCCGTTCGACGAGAATCGAACCGGCTGATCCCGGACGGCAATGCCACGCTGCTGGTGCTCAGCCCCGATCGCTATCCCAACACGCACGAACAGTCCGAACTCGCCACCTGGGTCTACAACGGCGGCACACTGCTGTTCGCTCCGAACTGGAGCAACCCGGACTGCTCCGTTTTTCAGCTCAGCATTTCCATCCAGGCTCAGCCGTATTTTCAGCAACAGGCCACCGTCAGCCCAACTGCCGCGCCGGGTTCTTCCGGTACGACTCCCGCTGAAAGTCCGGCGACAACCGGCGACGCGGTTGAAAGCGGAAACACCGCTGCTCCTGAAACGTCGATTCCTGCAGAAGCCCCGGAATCCGGCACTTCACCGGAACCTCCCGCTTCGGAAACGCCGGCGGTCGATGCTTCGGCCGCGCTTCGGAACCTCCGCTTCGGAAACGACCGCTGAGCTTGCGCCGGCGGTCGATGCTTCGGCCGCGCAGTCTGCCGCAGCACCACCAGGTACTGCGAACGCCGAGGATGACGAAGACGACATTGATCTGAACAAGACCCCCAGTCTGCTGCCGAAGCAGGGAACGGAAGCGATCATCGAAAACGCCGACGAATCGTCCGTTCGAGTTTCCGAAATCGAATCCAGCAGCACGCTCGTCCAGGGTTCGGTTCCCTGGCGAACGCGAGCCACCATGACGACGCCTCCCAGCCGCGCGACAACGCTGGTGCAGGGACCGTCCGGCGAAGTTCAGGCCGCTTCCTGGAAATACGGCAACGGACTGGTTGTGGTGTCCGCCAGTCCCGATGTGTTTTCCAATCGAGCCATGCTGGACGAAACCCAGGCCGAACTGGCCGTGCGGCTGGTGGAGTACGCTCACGCGGATCACGCCGGCAACAACCGCGGCGGCGCGACGATCGTCGTCAGCGAATTCCTGAATTCCACCGACTCGTACCGCGGAACGGCCGTGCTGATGAGCCCCGGGCTGCGGTCCGGAACGCTGCAACTGATCCTGATCGCGATGCTGGCCGGCTGGTATGGATTCCATCGGTTCGGTCCGCCCGTGAAGACACAGAACCTGCAGCGCCGCAGCCTGACCGACAGCGCCATCGCGGTCGGCAATCTGCAGTTTCGCTCCACCGGATCGGCCGAGTCGGTGCGCTGTTACACCGAATATCTGAAAAGTGTGCTGCGGCGACTGTTCGGCGGCACCGTCAGACTGGAAGATTTCACCGCCGTGGCTCATCGCACCGGACTGTCACCGGAAGAAGTGCAGCAGCGAGTCACCACGGCGGAAGATCTCGGAGCCAACCGACACACCAATCCCGCGCGAGCCGCTGCCGCCATTCGAGGACTCGCGGACCTGCACGCCCGGCTGACGGGAAGTTAAGACGTCGCTTCGAAACCCGCAAGACAAAAATCACCGCCTGCCTGATCCGGCAGCAGTCAGACGGCGGCACTCTCAACTCTCAACTCTCAACTCTCAACTCTCAACTCTCAACTCTCAACTCTCAACCCTCAACCCTCAACTCTCAACTCTCAACCCAGCGTCCGAACCTCATGCAACTCACAGACGTTTCGAATTCATTCAACGCGGCCGTTGAGCAGATCGGCAAGGTGGTTGTCGGTCAGATCGAGCTGGTCGAAGGCGTGCTCGTAGCGCTGTTTTCCGAAGGCAGCGTGCTGATTGAAGGCCCGCCGGGACTCGGCAAAACGCTGCTGGTCAACGTGCTGGCGTCGACGGTGTCATGCAGCTTTCGGCGAGTTCAGTTTACTCCCGACCTGATGCCGTCCGATCTGACCGGACACAGCATTTACGACATGAAGGACCAGGTCTTTCGTTTCAATCAGGGACCGGTATTCACCAACATTCTGCTGGCCGACGAAATCAACCGCTCGCCCCCGAAAACTCAGGCGGCGCTGCTGGAAGTCATGCAGGAACATCAGGTGACCGTCGACGGCACGACGCACCGGCTGGACAGCCCGTTTCTGGTCATCGCGACTCAGAATCCGATCGAACACGAAGGCACGTACCCGCTTCCCGAAGCGCAGGTCGACCGCTTTATGTTCAAGTTGCTGGTCGACTATCCGCCTCATGCTGACGAAGTTGACATCCTGCGGCTGTATTCTTCTGGACGCGATCCGCGGCATCTGAGCGACTTCGGTCTGCAGCAGGTGATGAAGGCCGAAGACGTCGTTGCCGTGCAGGAAGCCGTGAAGCAGGTGATCGTCGAAGAGAAGCTGCTGAAGTACATCGTGGACATCGTTTCGTCCGCGCGAACGTGGGGTTCGGTCAGCGTCGGTCCCAGTCCGCGAGCGGGAGTGAACCTGCTGATCGCCGCGCGAACGCTGGCGGCGTGCCGGGGGCGAGACTTCGTGACTCCCGACGACATCAAGGAACTCGCGCCGTGGGTTCTGCGGCATCGCGTGCGGCTCCGCCCGGAAGCGGAAATCGAAGGCAGCACCGCCGACGAAACCGTTCGCCAGATCATGGACAGTGTTGAGGCACCCCGGTCGTGATTCCTTCCCGGCTGCTGATTTTCTTAGCGCTGATGCTGGCTCTGCCACTGATGTTCGGCGGTCTGCGCCGAGACGTGGCCGATATCGCGTTGCTGCTGAACGTCGTGCTGGTCGTGGTTGCGGGAGTCGATCTGCTGATCAGCGGAGCACCTTCCGATATCGAAGTCGAGCGCGAGATCTCCGATGTGCTGAGCGTCGGAACTCCCAACCCCGCTCGACTGGTGCTGCGCAATCGATCCCGCCTGCCGCTGACCGTGAATGTTCACGATGACCCCGGCCCGCTGTGCGACACTGACCCGGATCGTATGCCGCAAACCGTGGCCCTGAACCCGTGGAAGGAAGCCACGGTCAGCTATTCCGTCACGCCGCTGCGCCGCGGAGCTTCCGAATTGCCGGCCGTGCACATTCGCTTTCCGACAACACTGAAACTGTGGACGCGGCACGAAGTCCGGCCGCTGAAGACTCCCGTGCGGATTTATCCCGACATTCGCGCTGTCTATCGCTACGAACTGATGGCCAGCCGTAATCGCCTGGCGGAAATCGGAGTTCGCATGCTGCGAATGCCCGGCCAGGGACGCGAATTCGAACGGCTGCGGGAATACCGCTACGGCGACGAAATCCGCCAGATCGACTGGAAAGCGACCTCCCGCCAGAGAACTCTGATCAGCCGCGAATTCAACGTCGAACGCAATCAGAATCTGGTGCTGATGATCGACTGCGGCCGGTTCATGCGCAACGAAACCGACGGCATTTCCTACCTGGACCGCGCGCTGAATTCCGCCATCATGCTCAGCTATATCGCTCTGGGGCAGGGCGACAACGTGTCGCTGATGGCGTTTTCGAATCGCATCGAACGCTTCATTCGCCCGGTCCGCGGCAAGCCGGGAATTCAGACAATTCTGCGTTCCACCTACGACATCCAGGCATCCACAAAAGCGGCCGACTTCAGCCTGGCTCTGGAATACCTGGCCATGGTTCAGCGAAAGCGAGCCCTGGTGATTCTGATCACGTTTGTGACCGACGAAATTCAGCTTAGCGTGATCGGCGAAAGCCTGAAGCTGCAGTCGCTGCCCTATCTGCCGATGTGCGTGCTGCTGCAGGACGTTGGTCTGCGAGCGATGGCGGACCGGATTCCCGCCGACGACATCGACGCCTTCCACACCTCCGCAGCCGCTCAGATTCTGACCGGGCAGGCTCAACAGGTCGCCGCTCTGCGCGACAACGGAGTCATGATGGTCGATACGCCGCCCGACCTGCTGACCGAGCGGCTGATCAACGAATACCTGAGCGTCAAGATGCGGAACCTGATGTAACGCATTTGACGCAGTCACAGGCTCGCCGCGGACGATCGAATTCCTGCCCGGCCGGAATCAGCGGATTGCCGCCGTTCAGTTTTCTTCGGGCGAAATCTCTGCCTCCGCCGCCGCTTCCAAAGCAGGCTCGTTTGCCGGTGGCGTGTCTGTCGACGATCCCAGGTGGAGTTGATTCAGCGTGGTTTCGAAGAACTGCTTTGTGATCTCTTCCACCTGCTCCGAGGCTTCCGCGGAATTGACGGTTCCGCGCAGGACGACGCTGTCCTTCAGATAGACGACCTGAATCTTGCTGTCGGGAAACAGGCTTGCCAGAAGTTCCTGGACCTTCGCGGATTGCTGAGTCTGGACACTGTCTCTCGCGGCGCCGACACCGGGATAGGCTGATACCGCACCGGGATAGCCGCCGGCACTCATGCCGCCTCCCATCATCATCGGTGACATCCCCGAATCGAAGCCGCCACTGCCACCGGCATAGCCGCCTCCTGGATAACCCGTGCCCATACCGCCGTTGTCTGCGGATGCTGCCATCATCTCCATCATTGACGAACCACCGTACGCGGCGTCTGAAGTTTCGGGGCGACTCTTGCCGATCTGTGCCGCGAGTTCGCTGAGGGTCTGACTTTGTCTGGACAGACTCTGCTGCAGCAACTGGATGTGCTGAGTCAGTCCGGCGACGCGCGCACTGGACTCTTCCGCGATGTACAGCATGGCGAACATCCCGACTCCGGCCGCCAGAACACATGTCGTCACGGCCGCGATCCTGAGTTTGCGATTCATCATCTGCCCTTTCGTCGAATCCCACCAAAGTCGTCTCGCGAGTTTTCCCGGATCGCCGAATCGGTCCAGGACGCGAGTCTCTGCTCGCCGTTCGTCACCGTCCCGCAGCAGTTCACGATTCATGGAACAGGTCAGGTGATCGGCCAGTTCATCCCGTATGTCGTCGCGCAGGTCCGCCGGGTCGTCCGGAGCGGGCTGCGGCAATGCCATGTCAATTTCGTCATCCCATCGCATAAGCGTCTCCCGGCAAAGCGCCCAGCACTCCGTTGACTCCGCGAGCAAAGTCCAGCCACGACTTGCGCCGCTGATCCAGCGACTTCTTACCCGCCGCCGTAATTCGATAGTACTTGCGTCGCCGGCCGTCGTGTTCCTGCCAGAATGATGTCAGCAGCTTCTGACGTTCCAGACGATGCAGCGCCGGATACAGACTGCCTTCCTTCAGTTCGAAGGTGCCTTCCGAACGACTGAAAACCTGCTGCGTGATGTCATAGCCGTAGGACGGCCCGGCCGAAATGACTTCCAGCAGCAGTAGATCCAGAGTTCCCGCCAGTTGTTTCGGGTCCATTTCAGTGCCCTTACCTTGCGTGTCTATGCATATGTGTAGACTGTCGATGTATGCGTGTCAAGGATTCCTCGGAAGCTTTGCCTGACGC
Protein-coding sequences here:
- a CDS encoding DUF4350 domain-containing protein, producing the protein MKKPRRLQKSDTCWLLAAAALVLLQFWWLPGDPGTPDDSYSNAIEGKRGLFETLHDLSTAGVLPPVRRESNRLIPDGNATLLVLSPDRYPNTHEQSELATWVYNGGTLLFAPNWSNPDCSVFQLSISIQAQPYFQQQATVSPTAAPGSSGTTPAESPATTGDAVESGNTAAPETSIPAEAPESGTSPEPPASETPAVDASAALRNLRFGNDR
- a CDS encoding MoxR family ATPase translates to MQLTDVSNSFNAAVEQIGKVVVGQIELVEGVLVALFSEGSVLIEGPPGLGKTLLVNVLASTVSCSFRRVQFTPDLMPSDLTGHSIYDMKDQVFRFNQGPVFTNILLADEINRSPPKTQAALLEVMQEHQVTVDGTTHRLDSPFLVIATQNPIEHEGTYPLPEAQVDRFMFKLLVDYPPHADEVDILRLYSSGRDPRHLSDFGLQQVMKAEDVVAVQEAVKQVIVEEKLLKYIVDIVSSARTWGSVSVGPSPRAGVNLLIAARTLAACRGRDFVTPDDIKELAPWVLRHRVRLRPEAEIEGSTADETVRQIMDSVEAPRS
- a CDS encoding DUF58 domain-containing protein, whose amino-acid sequence is MIPSRLLIFLALMLALPLMFGGLRRDVADIALLLNVVLVVVAGVDLLISGAPSDIEVEREISDVLSVGTPNPARLVLRNRSRLPLTVNVHDDPGPLCDTDPDRMPQTVALNPWKEATVSYSVTPLRRGASELPAVHIRFPTTLKLWTRHEVRPLKTPVRIYPDIRAVYRYELMASRNRLAEIGVRMLRMPGQGREFERLREYRYGDEIRQIDWKATSRQRTLISREFNVERNQNLVLMIDCGRFMRNETDGISYLDRALNSAIMLSYIALGQGDNVSLMAFSNRIERFIRPVRGKPGIQTILRSTYDIQASTKAADFSLALEYLAMVQRKRALVILITFVTDEIQLSVIGESLKLQSLPYLPMCVLLQDVGLRAMADRIPADDIDAFHTSAAAQILTGQAQQVAALRDNGVMMVDTPPDLLTERLINEYLSVKMRNLM
- a CDS encoding PadR family transcriptional regulator, whose amino-acid sequence is MDPKQLAGTLDLLLLEVISAGPSYGYDITQQVFSRSEGTFELKEGSLYPALHRLERQKLLTSFWQEHDGRRRKYYRITAAGKKSLDQRRKSWLDFARGVNGVLGALPGDAYAMG